The window TGCGGTTGCAGGATGCGCATTTTAGAATGACGCCCGCCGAATAATTGTCGAGAACCTCTTTTCGACTCGCGCCGTCCGGGAAATCCATTATATTAAAAGTTCGGAATGGTAAGCCCATGACCATCAGCGGACCATCCGAACTCAAGACAGAACCTGAAAAGCCTAATCCACTAATAACGTCAACAATAAATACGACGCCATTTAAAAGCTAACAGAGACAGTCCTTTCACGAGGTTTGAATTACAAACTCTCCCGCCAACAAATCTTCACCGACAATATTGCTTTTCAATAAAATATACCCCATATCACCGACAAAAATACTCTTATGGCTAAGTGCCGCTTTATTAAGCCGAGAATTATTGATCTGAAGAACATAAGTCAAGCTATCTCGACTCTCATCATCTTGAATCCATGCAGGAATGCCGGCGATCTTAGCGACTCCATTTTCATCGCTATCTTCAAAGCAGCTTTTTCATATATATTCCTTTAAAGATGAAGCGAGTAGAAGTGGCTTATCCCAGAAGGAATTTCATTTTCAGTGGTGACTGGTTAAAAATCTAGGGTTGCTCATATTTCTTTATACAGCACTCGAAAATTTTCTCGCCGCAAGTTTCACTATAATCAATAGAGACCTGCGTAGAAAAATCATCACTAATTAATCTAATTTCGTCGCTTCTGGTTTTATCAAAGTCAAACCCCGTACAAAGCAAAACTCCGCTCTCGACCACGTATGCTCCGCAGTATTTCCAATCCTCATCTACAAGCAAATAGTATTTTTGATTTTCGATTGCCGAAAAAGCAAAGCTAAGCGCTTCAACGGATAACGAATACTCTTTGCGCACGCAAGAAATTTCGCGCGCAGCCATCAATACTGCAATTATACTATCTGTTTCCGGCAAACTTAGAAGCAGCGACTCATCAAAAGATAACCCGACAAGAGAAGCCATCTTCATTTGATACTGACTCAGCACCTTTTTCCCTTGAGCCTTTCTATAAAGAATTTGTCTTTTATAAGGATCTATGTTCATTTGCAGCACCCTTGTTTATAGAAGGCCTTTCCTTTACCGTTGCGCAACTGAGGGCGACCATGCTTACTCATCCTTGGGCTTCCGTTATCCTCAAGCTTTACTTTACCTGCCTCCCAATGTGGTTTATCTGGATGACTTACGTCCATTGTTTGCTGCTGCACGGATGATTGTCCTTTACCTCCACCTGGTTGTGGTGAGTCGTAACGATACTCCCATCCTGATTTATTTTTGGATTGGCCACTGGGTTGCTGGCTTGTGGGTATACCGGCTTGCCTCATAGCTTCACGCCGAGCTGCTCTAGATGTACCAAGGGGATTATTTTCGCCACCTAGGGGTTCGTTACTTAGGCCCCATGGATCTGTCCACAGTACCGGGTTTGGCGCATAGGTATAAAGGTTGATGCCACCCGCGTAGCTGATAGGGTCCTTACTAATAAACCGCCCAACCCCCGGATCATAGTACCGATACCGGTTGTAATGCAGCCCCGTCTCATGATCGTGATACTGCCCCTGGAACCTGATCGGGTTCATCACGCCGTGCTGCCGTGCCCATTCCGAACGCTGTTCAGTCACCCGCCCCCACGCCTTGTACTGTGCGGTCCAGGCCATATTGCCTTGTGAATCCGTAAGTTCCTGCGGGGTGCCGAGGTGATCGCACTGATACCAGGCCAACGCGTCAAACGGTAATGCCGTTGCCTGGTGATTCCACAACGGGTCCTCATCCAGACTGTACTCACCGCTATAATCCGGCAGGCCAATCAGATCGATCGGCGCATGCCGTACAGCCTGCGCTACTGGGACAAAAGTCCCCGGTTCGAAGACGTAGTGCACCGTGCGGCCCGGCTCGCCATCGCTCTGCGCCGGGCTGCTTTCCCAGGCGAGGTTATCGCCATCCCAGCCGTATAAGGTGAAGCCGCAGCCCAGCTCCCGCTGTTTGCGCGCGTGTTCGTTTCTGTTCCAGAGGGAACCTGCTTCAGGCCGCTGTTTGTAGTGCGCACGGGAGTTTTTGTGCAGGCGGCGTCCCAGTGCGTCGTAGGCGAAATCCACGCTCAGGCGCGGGTCTTCGAAATGCACCAGTCGATCAAACAGGTCCCAACGCAGATCGCTGCGTTGGCCGTTGTGCCAGCGCTGGATCTGATTGCCGCGTTCGTCGTAGTCGTAATGCGTGCCGGCGTATTCGCGCAGCAGGTTATCAACGAGTTTGCTGCGCGGTGGGGTCAGGTCCAGTGGGCGGCGAATTTCCGTTGCCTTGTCGTCGAGCAGGTTACCGGCCGGGTCGAAGGCGAAGGTTTCCACGCCTTGGCGCGTTGAAGCGCTGAGCAGTCGGCCGACGGGGTCGTAGCGATAGGCGAGCGGCCCGCGACGGCTGTCGTTGATGTCGGTGAGTTGGCCCGCGGCGTCGTAGGTGTATTCGCGTTTGAGCAGTGTGGATTTGTCGTCGCTGCGGCCCAGCAGTTGCTCTTGCAGGCGCCCGGCAGGATCCCAGCTCTGGATTTGCAGCAGGTGGTTGCCTTGATGGCGGGCGACCTCGCGGTGAAGGTCGTCGCGTTCGTAACCGATCAGTTCGTGGTCGTCCAGGCGCAGACCGAGCAGGTGGCCGCTGCCGTACGTCAGCCAGCTGACGCGGTGGCCGTCCGGGCGCACGGTGGCCACTCGCTGGTTGAGCACGTCGTACTCGTGCTGCCAGATCGCGACGGTGGGTTTTTCCAGTCCGAGGTAATGTTGGTGTTCGCGCAGCAGATTGCCGGCCGGGTCGTGGAACCATTGCAGGCGGCTATCGGCGTTGTCAGCGAGCACCATGTTGCCGTTGCCGTCGTAGGCGAAGGTTTCGCTTTGCGACTGGTCGCCGAGGGTGGCGCGACGTTCGGTCAAGCGGCCCATCGGGTCGAAACTTACCGAGATGACGCGCTGGCCATTGATCGATTGGGCCAAGCGACCCGTTAAAGGGTCGTACTGATAACGTGTGCTGCGACCATCGAAGCCGCTTTCTTCCAGCAGGCGTCCGACCGGGTCGTAGTGAAAGTGCGCGCGTTGTTCGTTTTCGTTTTCCAGCGCCGTTAGCCGTCCGAGACGGTCCCAGCGATAGCGCAGGGTTTGCTCGGCGGCATCGACGCGCTCGGCGATCAAACCGGCCGCGCTATAGCTCCACGTGGTGCAGCGATCAAGACCATCGACATGGGCCAACAAGCGACCTTCGGCGTCACGATCAAAGCGCTCTTCGGTCTTGTCCGGGTGCTTGATCAGCACCAATTGGCCGGCCTTGTATTCGTATTCGGTGGCGTTGCCGGCGGCGTCGGTGAAGCAGATCATCTGCCCCAGTTCGTTGTATTCCCAGGCGCTGGTTTTGCCCGAGCAATCGATGTACTCGACCAATTGCCCAGCGTCGTTGTAGTCCAGCGTTTTTTCGTTGCCGTTGGCGTCCTTGATCGCGGTGGGCTGGCCGGACTTGTTGTAAGCGTATTCGGTTTTGTTGCCGAGCGGGTCGAGCGCTTCGACCAGGTTGCCCTGATCGTCATAGGCGCGCTGCCACTGGCCACCCTCGGCATCGCGGATTTTGATCAGCAGATCCTGATCGTCGTAGGCGTAGTGCATCACCGTGTGATCGGCGCGGATGTGCTCGAGGAGGTTGCTGCGCTCGTCGTAGCTGTAGCGATCGGTGCTGCCGTCGGCATTGACGCGGCGCACGATGTTTTTCGCATCGTCGCGGAAGAACCATTCCGAACGTTCATCGGCGTAGCGAATGCGGTACGTGTAGCCAAGGATGTCGTAGTAGTGCCAGGTCTCGTTGCCGAGCGCATCGGTGACATAGGTCAGACGGATGTTTTCGTCCCACTCCAGGCGCGTGTCGAAGCTGCCGTCATCGGCCCATTCGCGGATGGCTTTGGCCTTGGCGCCCGAACCGTCCCACTGCAGATTCATGCCTCGGCCGGTGCGGTCGGTGTAACGGGTGATCAGGTGATGTTGGTACTGATACGACCAGACTGAACCGTTCTCGTCCTGCGCCTGAATCAGGTCGCCATAGGCGTCGTAGCGGTAGGCGCAGAGTTGCCGCAGTGGAGCACCGTCAACGATTTGCCAGAGGCCGATCAGCCGGCCGTGATCGTCGATCATCGTGCCGAGGTGCAGATGCACTTTGCTGAAGTCGTTTTCCTGGTAGGTGATCAGGTCGGAGAGGACTGATTGTTCGCCGTGGCGATGCTCGTAATGCAGCATGATCCCGGCGCCATTGCGCAGAGAAATATTGGTCAGCACGAAGCGCTGGCCATGGCGGACGTAGGTTTCTTTGCGTTCGAAGCCACGGCACAGCAACAACTGATCTTCATTGTTGCGGACCAGCGTGATGTTTTCGATGGCGTCGTAGTGAAACAGACCGACCTTTGGCAGCGGATAGCTGTGGTCGCGGCCATCGGCGCCGTAGAACGTCAGGCCATCGTCCGCGCAGTCAAAACGCGTGGTGAATTCGTTGATCCAGCGAGCGCCGAGTTCGCTGTGATCGTAGGCGTCGAGGCGTGAGTTGTAAGTGCGTGTCCACTCGACCGGAAATGGGCCGGGCAGGCTGAAATCGGTATGGCTGAGGCTTTCCGAACCCAAGGCAAAATCAATGCTGTGATCGGTACTGGAACAGGCGCAGTTTTTCTTCGGCTCGGGCGCGCCTTTCGCCGGAGCTTGTTGGCCGCTGGATCCCAATTGACCATCGGACGCCGTGTGCTTTGCCTGACCGGTTTTATCTGGATGGACCGCGGTGCTCTGGCCATGAGCATTGCGCTTGCGCCACAGGGTCACGGCACTGGAGAGGATCAGCAGCAGCCAGCCGATGGAGTTCTGCACCGATTCATCGTCGAGCTTGCTCAGTTGGGTGCGCAGCTCAGGCCCCATCGCACGCAGTTTTTTGGTTTCGTCGGAAACGGTTTTTTTGAAGTCGTCGGGCACCAGGTTCTGCGCCACGCTGTTGGCCAGGCCCTTGCCAGCCGCTTTATAAGCACTCGCGGCAGCCCCGAATACATTGCTGAATGAGGCCAGCGGATCATTCTTGAATTGGTCGACTGCAGCGCTCGCCTGAGCGCTCGCCGCATTCAAATCACCTTTGGCATCCAGATTGCCGAAAGCCACCGCTTCGATGCCTTTGGCTATCTCGTTGATGACCTCTTCGCCGAGCTTGCCAGCGTCCGCGAGGATGCCGGGCAATTTACCTTTGGCCTGTTCAACAAAATCATCCAGAGTGCCGACAATCGAAGCGTTCAGGTGCCCGACCAACACTTCGATCACGGAGGTGCTGAGCAACAATTTGCTGCCGGCCTTCATCTCCTGGCGTACCAGAAACAGCGTCGGGCGCAGGGTCATGCGCGCCGCTGCCATCGCCGGCGGCAACGGCAAAACGCCGATCAGGTTGATGCCAAGGCTGGCCCACGCGAGCAAGTCGCGTTGCTTGGCGTTCGACAAGGTGACGATGTCACCCAGCGCATCGACCAGCGCCATGATGTTGCCCACCACCGGCACGAAGCCCGCGTAATTTTTGATTCGGTCAAGCGTGACCACACCATCCGTGGCCGATTGCAGCCAGGCATCGAAGGTCGCCGCACTGCTGGCGACGTCCTGAATATCGATGGCATTGAGTGGAACGATGGCAACTTGGGGCTCACGTTTTGCGACAGCAGTTTCAGTGGTCATTCACAGCATCTCACCCGCCAAAAAGGCCCGGGTCTGGAGGAAACAAGGTCAAGACTTCAACGAGAGGCGACACAAAGCCGCCTCTCTGAGGCACGCATCAAAGAAAAAATCCGGATTAGCTGACGACAGCCCCTTTCGGGCCACTGGCAATCAACGCGGCCCCGCAGGCGGTTTTCATGCCGTCGAGGGCGATGGGCGTGCCATCGACGGTGTAGGTGCTGCTGCCCTCGGCAATCGGGAATATCCCTTTGCACAACGGGCAACTGACCTTGTGACCGACCCCGGCAATCGGCTTGCCGTTGAGGTCGGTCCGGGAGAAGGCTTCGAGGACTTTGCCACCGTGGGTGGTGGAGTCGCCGAGGCGAATTGCGTCTTTCATGGTGTCACTCCTTTGACGGGCAAGCTGGTTGCCGCTACTGCGACATCAACATCAAGAAACGAAGGCGGCAAGTACATCGCTGGCAATCAGCTCATTTCTGGCGTCTTGCTGATCGGCGCCAGTCACGCGCCACACATTCCAACCGTTTTGCAGTTGGCGCTCACCGAATCGATCCATCACCGATTCCAGTGCGCTTTGCTTTTGCGCCGGCAAGGCATTGAGTTTTTCCTCACTGAACGCGTTGTATTCAAAAACATCCCTGATGTAGTGAACATCGACTGCGTTTCGAGTGGCCGCTGCCCATTTGCCGACCTGGCTGCGTCCCTTCCACATCAAAGGATGCGACTCGTCCGGGGTGTAAAAACCCAGGCCAAACCCGGTTCCGTAACCCTGGGTTTCCTGATAGGCATACAGGTATTCAAAGAGCTCGGCAAAGCCCTCCAGTCGCCAGAACGATTCGATCAGTTGATCGAGGCTCATGACCTCGTCTGCGACGCTCAAGAGCAAACCGTTTCTGCGCGAAAAAATTGCACTGACATTACAGTTCATCAGTTCGTCGCATTCATCCTTTGGCCAGATTCGCTCGGAAAAAAACTCTATCGCTTCGCTCTCGGGCGCCTGTAGAGTTTTTTCATAGTTCTTCTCGGAAAATTTGACAACCTTCCCGGATTTGCTGCCAAAGCGATCAATATCCATGCCCGCTTGCGCAAACCATGCCTTGAGAAACGGGCTGACCGCTGACAGTTGTACCAACGCCTCTTTTTTCAGATGGGCGACAAAGAAGTTGTAATGCTGACTCATATCTAGCGTCTCTTCGTTCTATTGGTTCTTGTGTAGCAATACATCAATCGTTTTTTCATCGAGCTCATCTTGAACACTGCTCACGAGTGCCGAGAACTGGCGAGCGTCTTCCAGGTTCTCGTATCGATTCAATGAAACCAGTTTGTCTCGCCACATTTTGCACACTTGGTCATTCATGGCTTGTCGTTTGTTTTCGTCGGCATCTATGAAGTGGGCGGCACAACGTCAACCAATAAGGTTACTCATACTGATCCGATCAAGCGTGACCACGCCATCCGTGGCCGATTGCAGCCAGGCATCGAAGGTCGCCGCACTGCTGGCGACGTCCTGAATATCGATGGCATTGAGTGGAACGATGGCAACTTGGGGCTCACGTTTTGCGACAGCAGTTTCAGTGGTCATTCACAGCATCTCACCCGCCAAAAAGGCCCGGGTCTGGAGGAAACAAGGTCAAGGCTTCAACGAGACGGCGACAAAAAGCCGCCTCTCTGAGGCACGCATCAAAGAAAAAATCCGGATTAGCTGACGACAGCCCCTTTCGGGCCACTGGCAATCAACGCGGCCCCGCAGGCGGTTTTCATGCCGTCGAGGGCGATGGGCGTGCCATCGACGGTGTAGGTGCTGCTGCCCTCGGCAATCGGGAATATCCCTTTGCACAACGGGCAACTGACCTTGTGACCAACCCCGGCAATCGGCTTGCCGTTGAGGTCGGTCCGGGAGAAGGCTTCGAGGACTTTGCCACCGTGGGTGGTGGAGTCGCCGAGGCGAATTGCGTCTTTCATGGTGTCACTCCTTTGACGGTCCGACGGGGCGCCGCTCTCGACTTCGACCCCGACAGGCAGCGAGACAGCCGTTGCGCTTTTTCAGTTGCTCAACTTCGAATCACGAAAACAGGGCGATAAAATCTTCGAAACTGTCGGCGATTTTTCGCCAATGATCATCCTCCCACCAGATGACGCTCGGATGCTTGCGATCGTCTCTGTAGTCGAAACAAAACGGGCTACCGTCACCCGCCATGCCAAAACAGATAATGTTCGAGAAGTCGGTGATGTCGGCAATGGCACCCGGCTCATCACTGACATCGCCGGGTTCACCGTAATAACCAT of the Pseudomonas sp. Seg1 genome contains:
- a CDS encoding SMI1/KNR4 family protein, which gives rise to MKVKDLILPEAYSAFASKYQALDGFCNLRLINEQDAFDETLETELAQVYVSESQLREKSEALKQDFVCDGYYGEPGDVSDEPGAIADITDFSNIICFGMAGDGSPFCFDYRDDRKHPSVIWWEDDHWRKIADSFEDFIALFS
- a CDS encoding PAAR domain-containing protein, giving the protein MKDAIRLGDSTTHGGKVLEAFSRTDLNGKPIAGVGHKVSCPLCKGIFPIAEGSSTYTVDGTPIALDGMKTACGAALIASGPKGAVVS
- a CDS encoding PAAR domain-containing protein, giving the protein MKDAIRLGDSTTHGGKVLEAFSRTDLNGKPIAGVGHKVSCPLCKGIFPIAEGSSTYTVDGTPIALDGMKTACGAALIASGPKGAVVS
- a CDS encoding RHS repeat-associated core domain-containing protein; the protein is MTTETAVAKREPQVAIVPLNAIDIQDVASSAATFDAWLQSATDGVVTLDRIKNYAGFVPVVGNIMALVDALGDIVTLSNAKQRDLLAWASLGINLIGVLPLPPAMAAARMTLRPTLFLVRQEMKAGSKLLLSTSVIEVLVGHLNASIVGTLDDFVEQAKGKLPGILADAGKLGEEVINEIAKGIEAVAFGNLDAKGDLNAASAQASAAVDQFKNDPLASFSNVFGAAASAYKAAGKGLANSVAQNLVPDDFKKTVSDETKKLRAMGPELRTQLSKLDDESVQNSIGWLLLILSSAVTLWRKRNAHGQSTAVHPDKTGQAKHTASDGQLGSSGQQAPAKGAPEPKKNCACSSTDHSIDFALGSESLSHTDFSLPGPFPVEWTRTYNSRLDAYDHSELGARWINEFTTRFDCADDGLTFYGADGRDHSYPLPKVGLFHYDAIENITLVRNNEDQLLLCRGFERKETYVRHGQRFVLTNISLRNGAGIMLHYEHRHGEQSVLSDLITYQENDFSKVHLHLGTMIDDHGRLIGLWQIVDGAPLRQLCAYRYDAYGDLIQAQDENGSVWSYQYQHHLITRYTDRTGRGMNLQWDGSGAKAKAIREWADDGSFDTRLEWDENIRLTYVTDALGNETWHYYDILGYTYRIRYADERSEWFFRDDAKNIVRRVNADGSTDRYSYDERSNLLEHIRADHTVMHYAYDDQDLLIKIRDAEGGQWQRAYDDQGNLVEALDPLGNKTEYAYNKSGQPTAIKDANGNEKTLDYNDAGQLVEYIDCSGKTSAWEYNELGQMICFTDAAGNATEYEYKAGQLVLIKHPDKTEERFDRDAEGRLLAHVDGLDRCTTWSYSAAGLIAERVDAAEQTLRYRWDRLGRLTALENENEQRAHFHYDPVGRLLEESGFDGRSTRYQYDPLTGRLAQSINGQRVISVSFDPMGRLTERRATLGDQSQSETFAYDGNGNMVLADNADSRLQWFHDPAGNLLREHQHYLGLEKPTVAIWQHEYDVLNQRVATVRPDGHRVSWLTYGSGHLLGLRLDDHELIGYERDDLHREVARHQGNHLLQIQSWDPAGRLQEQLLGRSDDKSTLLKREYTYDAAGQLTDINDSRRGPLAYRYDPVGRLLSASTRQGVETFAFDPAGNLLDDKATEIRRPLDLTPPRSKLVDNLLREYAGTHYDYDERGNQIQRWHNGQRSDLRWDLFDRLVHFEDPRLSVDFAYDALGRRLHKNSRAHYKQRPEAGSLWNRNEHARKQRELGCGFTLYGWDGDNLAWESSPAQSDGEPGRTVHYVFEPGTFVPVAQAVRHAPIDLIGLPDYSGEYSLDEDPLWNHQATALPFDALAWYQCDHLGTPQELTDSQGNMAWTAQYKAWGRVTEQRSEWARQHGVMNPIRFQGQYHDHETGLHYNRYRYYDPGVGRFISKDPISYAGGINLYTYAPNPVLWTDPWGLSNEPLGGENNPLGTSRAARREAMRQAGIPTSQQPSGQSKNKSGWEYRYDSPQPGGGKGQSSVQQQTMDVSHPDKPHWEAGKVKLEDNGSPRMSKHGRPQLRNGKGKAFYKQGCCK